The bacterium genome contains a region encoding:
- a CDS encoding substrate-binding domain-containing protein, with the protein MKIDKNSPLPRYYQLMSIIKRKASRLKAGDKIDTVVKLCAKYKLSKATVEKAISELVKQNILVSQVGRGTFVQSSTYREKQSYNKNVGLFLNSSYSQGSSKSGNIGFYGDLLEKLHEFLNKENFNVKHYFLKDGNLSKLILENDALKNMLGAIFIGTYSGDNKALFKTIPSVFVDCEINNRNTISIVGKNVSGGKEATRYLISLGLRKIGFIGYPHPNYKLRHQGYCEALNSAKIAINNKIVWFDHRKANEDLRKTPSIVDALFCCADGITVRVVNSLHKNGINIPKDISVISYDDTDILTHIEPSITSISVDRDEMAIKAIDALQKMIKKEIKTGEPIEVSTKLIVRNSTKQEE; encoded by the coding sequence ATGAAAATTGATAAAAATAGCCCTCTACCACGATATTATCAATTAATGTCTATTATTAAGCGCAAAGCTTCCAGGTTAAAAGCTGGTGACAAGATAGATACAGTAGTGAAATTATGCGCTAAATATAAACTGAGCAAAGCTACTGTTGAAAAGGCAATCTCTGAACTTGTAAAACAAAATATATTGGTTAGTCAAGTAGGTAGAGGTACTTTTGTCCAATCTTCAACATATAGAGAAAAACAATCTTATAATAAAAATGTAGGGTTATTCTTAAACAGCTCTTACTCTCAAGGTTCCAGTAAGAGCGGAAATATTGGATTCTATGGAGATTTGCTGGAAAAACTTCATGAGTTTTTAAATAAAGAAAACTTTAATGTAAAACATTATTTTTTAAAAGACGGAAATCTCTCCAAACTAATATTAGAAAATGATGCTCTTAAGAACATGCTTGGAGCGATTTTTATTGGAACATATTCTGGTGATAACAAAGCTCTATTTAAAACTATCCCAAGTGTATTTGTTGACTGTGAGATAAATAATAGAAATACAATATCAATAGTTGGCAAAAATGTCTCAGGCGGAAAAGAAGCAACAAGGTATCTTATATCTCTAGGGCTTAGAAAAATCGGATTTATAGGATATCCCCACCCAAATTATAAATTAAGGCATCAAGGATATTGCGAAGCATTAAATTCTGCCAAAATAGCGATTAATAACAAAATCGTATGGTTTGATCATAGGAAAGCAAACGAAGACTTAAGAAAAACTCCGTCTATTGTTGATGCTTTATTTTGTTGTGCAGACGGAATTACTGTCAGGGTTGTAAACTCGCTGCATAAAAACGGCATCAATATTCCGAAAGATATAAGTGTAATATCATATGATGATACAGATATATTGACGCATATTGAGCCTTCGATTACAAGCATTTCTGTGGACAGAGATGAAATGGCAATAAAGGCAATTGATGCTCTGCAAAAGATGATTAAGAAAGAAATAAAGACTGGTGAACCCATAGAAGTTTCAACAAAACTGATTGTAAGAAATTCAACCAAACAGGAGGAATGA